A stretch of the Polaribacter pacificus genome encodes the following:
- a CDS encoding efflux RND transporter periplasmic adaptor subunit — translation MDKQITNQKNKYTKKALIFLLIGVVLIFIILNFSRTKQVNLPVDELAIKEVVSGDFEDVVLINSKVAPKTSVLVNVIQGGSVAEVFVESGRLVKKGTPLLKVYNPNAELNYLTQETAMIEQINNLNSIRVSIKNQQLNLDEQLLSIDNSFKNAKRKYVLDSTLYSKGVIARNDYDISKQEYHFQKERNEVIKKSAALEKADSYVQLNSLNVSLKNMQKSLGLLRSNKDNFTVKAPIDGFLSSFNPQLGSTYTQGQNIGKIDVLDGYKLLAKIDEYYISTLEEGIEGTASVNGVDHKIQLTKIFSEVVNGQFEIELSFSNPDDLTEVKRGMSLRAKLFLSNNSKALLLPKGLFYQSTNGKWVFVLDSDNHAVKRTVRIGRENPFYYEVLEGLQAGDRVITSSYDDFDEIEEINIQ, via the coding sequence ATGGATAAACAAATTACAAATCAAAAAAATAAATATACAAAAAAGGCATTGATCTTCCTTTTGATAGGAGTTGTCTTAATTTTTATAATTCTCAATTTTAGCAGAACTAAACAGGTAAACTTACCCGTAGATGAGTTAGCAATTAAAGAAGTTGTGTCTGGAGATTTTGAAGATGTGGTTTTAATCAATAGCAAAGTAGCGCCAAAAACTTCTGTATTGGTCAATGTTATACAAGGGGGCTCTGTAGCAGAAGTTTTTGTAGAAAGTGGTCGCCTTGTAAAAAAAGGTACTCCCTTGCTAAAAGTTTATAACCCTAATGCAGAGTTAAACTACCTGACACAAGAAACAGCCATGATAGAACAAATTAACAATTTGAACAGTATTAGAGTTTCAATTAAAAATCAACAACTCAATTTGGATGAACAATTATTGAGTATTGATAATTCTTTTAAAAATGCCAAACGCAAATACGTGCTAGATTCAACGTTGTATTCTAAAGGAGTGATAGCAAGAAATGATTACGATATCTCAAAACAAGAATACCATTTTCAAAAGGAGCGCAATGAGGTCATTAAAAAAAGTGCTGCACTTGAAAAAGCAGATAGTTATGTACAATTAAACAGCTTAAATGTCTCTTTAAAAAACATGCAAAAGAGTCTTGGTTTGTTAAGGAGTAATAAAGACAATTTTACCGTAAAAGCACCAATTGACGGATTCCTGTCTTCATTTAATCCACAACTAGGAAGTACCTATACTCAAGGTCAAAATATTGGAAAGATAGATGTGCTAGATGGGTATAAACTACTGGCTAAAATTGATGAATACTATATTTCTACTTTAGAAGAAGGTATAGAAGGAACTGCTTCGGTAAATGGTGTAGATCATAAAATACAGTTGACAAAAATATTTTCTGAGGTGGTTAATGGGCAATTTGAAATCGAGTTGTCTTTTAGTAATCCAGATGATTTAACAGAAGTAAAACGAGGGATGTCTTTAAGAGCCAAACTGTTCTTATCTAATAATAGCAAAGCTTTGTTATTGCCTAAGGGTTTGTTTTATCAAAGTACTAATGGAAAATGGGTCTTTGTGCTTGACAGCGATAATCACGCAGTAAAGAGAACCGTAAGAATTGGTAGAGAGAACCCATTTTATTATGAAGTACTGGAGGGCTTACAAGCTGGTGACCGAGTAATTACCTCAAGCTATGATGATTTTGATGAAATAGAAGAAATAAATATTCAATAA
- the purL gene encoding phosphoribosylformylglycinamidine synthase — translation MIHFFGNQNSKVFAVQTVKELSATDISKLNWLFGNQSKLTTASLDAFFIGPRAAMITPWSTNAVEITQNMGIEGILRIEEFRSCLADFTDFDPMIDQKFNQLNQEMFKVDVKPEAVLEIDDIAAYNLQEGLSLSDEEVDYLENLAKKIDRKLTDSEVFGFSQVNSEHCRHKIFNGTFVIDGDEKPVSLFKLIRNTSEAHPNDIVSAYKDNVAFVKGPKVQQFAPKTADKPDFYEIKDYQSVISLKAETHNFPTTVEPFNGAATGSGGEIRDRLAGGKGSLPLAGTAVYMTSYSRLNEQRPWENAMDERAWLYQTPMDILIKASNGASDFGNKFGQPLICGSVLTFEHEEHARKLGFDKVIMQAGGIGYGKADQALKDTPQKGDKIVILGGDNYRIGMGGAAVSSADTGAFASGIELNAIQRSNPEMQKRAANAIRGMIESEQNTIVSIHDHGAGGHLNCLSELVEETGGLIDLDALPVGDPTLSAKEIIGNESQERMGLVIGKENVDTLQKIAERERSPMYTVGEVTNDHRFTFKSKTTGEKPMDLDLNDMFGSSPKTIITDKSVKRTYEDVAYNSAEFESYLKQVLQLEAVACKDWLTNKVDRCVGGKVAKQQCVGALQIPLNNVGVMALDYQGKEGIATSIGHSPISGLINPTAGSKNSIAEALTNLIWAPLKDNLKGVSLSANWMWPCKNEGEDARLYEAVQAISEFAIDLEINVPTGKDSLSMKQKYKDQEVLSPGTVIISAVANCTDIKKVVEPVLKPQGGAIYYINFSQDSYQLGGSSFAQILNKVGTDAPSITNNQLFKTAFDTVQKLIKSNAIIAGHDVASGGLITTLLELCFAENNLGASYDLSELQEADSIKLLFAENAGIVFQAVDASVETVLKQAGVPFAKIGEANISGMVTIKNGAANFKLSVAALRAHWYETSYLLDQKQTANGLAKERRDTFADQPLQYTFPTHFTGKLPIHQGKRPLAAIIREKGSNSEREMANAMHLAGFDVKDVHMTDLISGRETLEDIQFIGAVGGFSNSDVLGSAKGWAGAFLYNEKANTALKNFFKRDDTLSVGICNGCQLWMELELINPEHETHGKMLHNDSKKHESAFTSVKIQENNSVMLSSLAGNTLGVWISHGEGKFNLPMPEDQYNIVAKYGYEAYPSNPNGSDYNTAMMCDATGRHLVMMPHIERSTFQWNWANYPDGRNDEVSPWLEAFVNAKNWIVNKK, via the coding sequence ATGATTCATTTCTTTGGAAACCAAAACAGCAAAGTTTTTGCAGTTCAAACAGTAAAAGAATTATCGGCTACAGATATCAGCAAATTAAACTGGTTATTTGGCAATCAATCTAAACTAACTACGGCGTCACTTGACGCTTTTTTTATTGGACCTCGTGCCGCAATGATTACTCCTTGGAGTACCAATGCCGTAGAAATCACTCAGAATATGGGTATAGAAGGCATCTTGCGGATCGAAGAATTTAGAAGCTGTTTAGCAGATTTTACCGATTTTGATCCTATGATTGATCAAAAATTTAATCAGCTAAATCAAGAAATGTTTAAGGTAGATGTTAAGCCAGAAGCTGTTTTAGAGATTGATGACATCGCTGCCTATAATCTTCAAGAAGGTTTGTCTTTAAGTGATGAAGAAGTTGACTACTTAGAAAACCTAGCAAAAAAAATAGATAGAAAATTAACCGATTCTGAAGTATTTGGTTTTAGCCAAGTAAACTCAGAACACTGTCGTCATAAAATATTTAACGGAACCTTTGTTATTGATGGAGATGAAAAGCCTGTTTCTTTATTTAAATTAATTAGAAACACTTCTGAAGCACATCCAAATGACATCGTTTCTGCTTACAAAGACAATGTAGCCTTTGTAAAAGGACCTAAAGTGCAGCAGTTTGCTCCTAAAACAGCAGACAAACCTGATTTTTACGAGATTAAAGATTACCAATCAGTCATCTCTTTAAAAGCAGAAACGCACAACTTCCCTACTACTGTAGAGCCATTTAACGGAGCTGCAACAGGTTCTGGAGGTGAGATAAGAGATCGTTTGGCTGGAGGAAAAGGTTCTTTGCCGCTGGCTGGAACAGCAGTATACATGACCTCTTACTCGCGTTTAAACGAACAAAGACCTTGGGAAAACGCCATGGATGAAAGAGCTTGGTTATACCAAACTCCTATGGATATTTTAATCAAAGCATCCAATGGTGCTTCTGATTTTGGAAACAAGTTTGGTCAACCTTTAATTTGTGGTTCTGTCCTTACTTTTGAACACGAAGAACACGCCAGAAAGCTCGGTTTTGATAAAGTAATCATGCAAGCTGGTGGTATCGGTTATGGAAAGGCTGATCAAGCATTAAAAGACACGCCTCAGAAAGGTGATAAAATTGTCATCCTAGGTGGAGACAATTATAGAATCGGTATGGGTGGAGCTGCAGTTTCATCTGCAGATACTGGAGCCTTTGCTTCGGGAATAGAACTCAACGCCATCCAACGATCGAATCCAGAAATGCAAAAACGTGCTGCCAATGCCATTAGAGGTATGATAGAAAGCGAGCAAAACACCATCGTTTCTATTCATGATCACGGTGCTGGCGGACATTTAAACTGTCTATCAGAGTTGGTTGAAGAAACTGGAGGTCTAATTGATTTAGACGCTTTACCTGTTGGAGATCCAACCCTGTCAGCAAAAGAAATTATCGGAAACGAATCTCAAGAACGTATGGGCTTGGTCATTGGTAAAGAAAACGTAGATACACTGCAAAAAATTGCAGAAAGAGAACGCTCTCCAATGTACACCGTTGGTGAAGTAACCAACGATCATCGCTTTACTTTTAAATCTAAAACCACTGGAGAGAAACCAATGGATTTAGACCTAAATGATATGTTTGGAAGCTCTCCAAAAACCATCATTACAGACAAAAGCGTTAAAAGAACCTATGAAGATGTTGCTTATAACAGCGCTGAGTTTGAAAGCTACCTAAAACAAGTGTTACAGTTAGAAGCTGTGGCTTGTAAAGACTGGCTTACCAACAAAGTAGACCGTTGTGTAGGTGGTAAGGTTGCCAAACAACAATGTGTTGGAGCCTTGCAAATCCCTTTAAATAATGTAGGTGTGATGGCTCTTGATTATCAAGGAAAAGAAGGAATTGCAACCTCTATTGGTCACTCTCCTATCTCTGGTTTGATCAACCCTACTGCAGGATCTAAAAATTCTATAGCAGAAGCCTTAACCAATCTTATTTGGGCACCCTTAAAAGACAATTTAAAAGGTGTTTCACTTTCTGCAAACTGGATGTGGCCTTGTAAAAATGAAGGTGAAGATGCTCGTTTGTATGAAGCAGTACAAGCCATTTCAGAATTTGCTATTGATTTAGAAATCAATGTCCCAACAGGGAAAGATTCTTTATCAATGAAACAAAAATACAAAGACCAAGAAGTACTTTCTCCTGGAACTGTCATCATTTCTGCGGTAGCAAATTGTACGGATATTAAAAAGGTAGTAGAACCTGTCTTAAAACCTCAAGGTGGCGCTATCTATTATATTAATTTTTCTCAAGACAGCTATCAATTAGGCGGTAGTTCTTTTGCACAAATCCTCAATAAAGTGGGTACAGATGCTCCAAGCATCACCAACAATCAATTGTTTAAAACAGCCTTTGATACTGTTCAAAAACTCATCAAGTCGAATGCCATTATTGCTGGACATGATGTCGCTTCTGGTGGTTTAATCACCACCTTATTAGAACTGTGTTTTGCAGAAAACAACTTAGGTGCAAGCTATGATTTATCTGAGCTTCAAGAAGCAGACAGCATAAAACTATTGTTTGCAGAAAATGCAGGAATTGTTTTTCAAGCTGTTGATGCATCGGTAGAGACTGTATTAAAACAAGCAGGCGTACCTTTTGCTAAAATTGGAGAAGCCAATATCTCTGGAATGGTTACTATTAAAAACGGTGCTGCTAATTTTAAGTTGTCTGTAGCAGCGTTAAGAGCACACTGGTACGAAACCTCTTACCTATTAGATCAAAAACAAACCGCAAATGGCTTGGCCAAAGAACGTAGAGATACTTTTGCAGATCAGCCTTTGCAATATACTTTCCCAACACATTTTACTGGGAAACTTCCAATACATCAAGGAAAAAGACCACTTGCTGCCATCATTCGTGAAAAAGGAAGTAATTCTGAGCGCGAAATGGCCAATGCAATGCATTTGGCTGGCTTTGATGTAAAAGATGTACACATGACCGATTTAATTTCTGGAAGAGAAACCCTAGAAGACATTCAATTTATTGGAGCTGTGGGTGGTTTTTCTAACTCAGATGTTTTAGGTTCTGCCAAAGGATGGGCAGGTGCCTTTTTATACAATGAAAAAGCCAATACCGCCTTAAAGAACTTCTTTAAGAGAGATGATACCTTATCGGTTGGAATCTGTAATGGTTGTCAATTGTGGATGGAGTTAGAACTCATCAATCCTGAGCACGAAACTCATGGTAAGATGTTGCACAATGATTCTAAAAAACACGAAAGTGCTTTTACCTCGGTAAAAATTCAAGAAAACAACTCTGTAATGCTCTCTAGCCTTGCAGGAAACACTTTAGGTGTGTGGATTTCTCATGGTGAGGGTAAATTTAATTTACCAATGCCAGAAGATCAGTACAATATCGTGGCAAAATACGGTTATGAGGCCTACCCTTCTAACCCAAATGGATCTGATTACAACACCGCAATGATGTGTGATGCAACAGGTCGTCATTTGGTAATGATGCCACATATAGAGCGTTCTACTTTTCAATGGAACTGGGCAAACTACCCTGATGGAAGAAACGATGAAGTTTCTCCTTGGTTAGAAGCCTTTGTCAATGCTAAAAATTGGATCGTAAACAAAAAATAA
- a CDS encoding sigma-54-dependent transcriptional regulator, producing the protein MRKKEATILLVDDDDDILFSARLSLKKHFTKFITTNNPKTILNLIASETVDVALLDMNYHRGFEDGKEGLYWLKQIKEISPETTILLMTAFGSVNLAVEAIKQGASDFVLKPWDTEKLYASVLAGVELARSKRKNTQLEAIQNNKNKDFLQKTEHLIGKSPAMTKAISMLQKVAPTDANILILGENGTGKYVFAKEIHLQSHRKNQPFIHVDLGALNENLFESELFGYAKGAFTDANKDSIGRFELAKGGTIFLDEIGNLPLHLQSKLLTVIQNRKVTRLGEAIERAIDVRIICATNADIHKMVEDQNFRQDLLYRINTIELNLPALRDRKEDILLLAMHFLKQMSAKYRKTIQGFTKEVIQRLEAYHWPGNIRELEHMVERAVIITEGQELGTDDFYFSTDKSTPIATDNLNLEATEKALIQSALDKHQGNMSRAAKDLGITRTALYRRLDKHQL; encoded by the coding sequence ATGAGAAAAAAGGAAGCCACCATATTATTAGTTGACGATGATGATGATATTTTGTTTTCTGCTAGGTTGAGCCTAAAAAAACATTTTACAAAATTTATCACCACAAACAACCCTAAGACTATACTAAACCTGATCGCTTCAGAAACGGTTGATGTTGCTTTGTTGGATATGAATTACCACAGAGGCTTTGAAGATGGTAAAGAAGGACTCTATTGGCTAAAACAGATTAAAGAAATAAGCCCAGAAACAACCATTTTACTAATGACTGCTTTTGGAAGCGTTAATCTGGCTGTAGAAGCAATTAAACAAGGTGCTTCTGATTTTGTTTTAAAACCTTGGGATACAGAAAAGCTGTATGCTTCTGTATTGGCTGGTGTTGAACTTGCCAGATCAAAAAGAAAAAACACACAATTAGAAGCGATTCAGAATAATAAGAACAAAGATTTTCTTCAAAAAACAGAGCATCTTATAGGTAAGTCTCCTGCCATGACCAAGGCCATCTCTATGCTACAAAAAGTAGCTCCAACAGATGCAAATATTTTAATACTTGGAGAAAACGGAACTGGAAAATACGTTTTTGCAAAAGAGATTCATTTGCAATCTCATAGAAAGAATCAACCTTTTATCCATGTCGATTTAGGCGCATTAAATGAAAACTTATTTGAAAGCGAGTTGTTTGGGTATGCCAAAGGAGCTTTTACCGATGCAAACAAAGACAGCATAGGAAGGTTTGAGCTAGCCAAGGGAGGCACTATTTTTTTAGATGAAATTGGCAATCTACCCCTGCATTTACAATCTAAACTACTTACTGTTATTCAAAACAGAAAAGTAACACGTTTGGGAGAAGCCATAGAAAGAGCCATTGATGTTCGGATTATCTGTGCGACCAATGCCGATATCCATAAAATGGTAGAGGATCAAAATTTTAGACAAGATTTACTCTACAGAATTAACACCATTGAGTTAAATTTACCAGCACTCCGAGATCGCAAAGAAGACATATTGTTATTAGCCATGCATTTTTTAAAGCAAATGTCTGCGAAATACCGGAAAACGATTCAGGGGTTCACTAAAGAAGTTATTCAGCGTTTAGAAGCCTATCACTGGCCAGGAAACATAAGAGAATTAGAGCATATGGTAGAGCGGGCAGTCATTATTACAGAAGGACAAGAATTAGGTACCGATGATTTTTATTTTTCTACCGATAAGTCTACACCTATCGCTACAGACAATTTAAACCTTGAAGCAACAGAAAAAGCTTTAATACAAAGCGCTTTAGACAAACACCAAGGCAATATGAGTAGGGCTGCCAAAGATTTAGGCATCACCAGAACTGCCTTGTATAGAAGGCTAGACAAACATCAATTATAA
- a CDS encoding ABC transporter ATP-binding protein, translating into MIVIKDLVKTYRTEEVETTALNSLSLEVQKGEFVSIMGASGCGKSTLLNIIGLLDAPNSGSYQFDGEEVAKYTEKERSGLRKANIGFVFQNFNLIDELNVYENVELPLIYNKVPSKERKERVKLILERIGIAHRAKHFPLQLSGGQQQRVAVARALVTNPKLILADEPTGNLDSKSGNEVMELLTELHQSGATIIMVTHSSYDAQFSSRVVTLKDGEIISEHSNENKMDILVQ; encoded by the coding sequence ATGATTGTAATTAAAGATTTAGTAAAAACGTATAGAACCGAAGAAGTAGAAACGACTGCTCTCAATTCATTGAGTTTAGAGGTTCAAAAAGGAGAATTTGTTTCTATCATGGGAGCCTCTGGTTGTGGTAAATCAACCTTGTTAAATATTATTGGATTGTTGGATGCACCAAACTCTGGAAGTTATCAGTTTGATGGAGAAGAAGTTGCAAAGTATACTGAGAAAGAACGTTCGGGTTTGCGCAAAGCCAATATTGGTTTTGTTTTTCAGAATTTTAATTTGATTGATGAACTTAATGTGTATGAAAATGTTGAGCTACCGCTTATTTACAATAAGGTTCCTTCTAAAGAGCGCAAAGAGCGTGTGAAGCTCATTTTAGAACGGATCGGAATCGCACATCGTGCAAAACATTTTCCGTTACAACTTTCAGGTGGTCAACAACAAAGAGTTGCTGTAGCAAGGGCTTTGGTTACAAATCCAAAATTAATATTGGCCGATGAGCCTACCGGAAACCTTGATAGTAAAAGTGGGAATGAAGTAATGGAGCTACTTACAGAATTGCATCAATCAGGAGCTACTATTATCATGGTTACACACTCGTCATACGACGCCCAATTTTCAAGTAGAGTGGTCACCTTAAAAGATGGTGAAATTATCTCAGAACACAGCAATGAAAACAAGATGGACATTTTGGTTCAATAG
- a CDS encoding ABC transporter permease, which translates to MLQTWLKIFYRNSKKNWLNVVINIVGLTLGFAGLLMVMLYLNDEQSYNQTNQHADKVFRVIHQLSDGDVWSSSTDVEGTKYKEEIPEVTDVYLNDGWYGDFVVKTGSKELYVTDILRGANNFFDFFPFQITNGSSEAFKKAKNHAAISEKQAVILFGNEPAIGKTITFNGRSHIITTVYKIEGKHYFMPSIIIQYDKEPEGHWGNFSKILFVKTNKNTTSETLKTKGLAVWYKYAVLPGAKADGITPEQFIEKHGTTPVFEPLTEVRLKTITDDAGPEGKGNYQLIIIMMSLSVLLIIISCVNFINLSIASATQRAKEVGVKKTLGMSKGTLTKEYSLEIVFQGVIAFIFSLILVEFILPSFNDFMKKDIDILNMTLLSKNAIVAIVVSLLIGVIAGVYLSNFKSVEVLKGNISRSKKGILARNIMLGFQFLISGFFLTGSIIINNQVNYMIHKDLGFEGDQIVMVSMNQYDNRYKKYELAKKVLIQHPNIEAITSNSFTIGGGSSNSTNFNYKELSIQTNANAIDYNYLDVMKIKILKGRGLNEDFASDTIKNILINETLAKNLGIYDDPIGKKLNAGFGDKDNDGKNLVIIGMVKDYNTLGLDTKIPPTAFMHWNSFDWMKQNFWKVQFKIKPNNVQETLKYIESYWKENIEQGYPFDAQFLNKRFASTYVKYQKQQTLFFILTSIVIIMSLLGLFALASLTIQQRLKEVAIRKTLGASVNEIMYQLIKSFLKVTLIASVILIPISYYFMQNWLDNFVYRIGLPIIPFIITPLILILLVFVVVGLKAYKATKINLIKYLKFE; encoded by the coding sequence ATGCTACAAACTTGGTTAAAAATATTTTATAGAAATAGCAAAAAAAACTGGCTCAATGTGGTCATTAATATAGTGGGGCTAACCCTTGGTTTTGCTGGTTTGTTAATGGTGATGTTGTATTTAAATGATGAACAAAGTTATAACCAGACAAACCAACATGCTGATAAGGTGTTTAGGGTAATCCATCAACTTTCTGATGGTGATGTTTGGTCTAGTAGCACAGACGTTGAGGGTACTAAGTACAAAGAAGAGATCCCAGAGGTAACAGACGTGTATTTAAACGATGGTTGGTATGGTGATTTTGTCGTAAAAACAGGATCTAAGGAGTTATATGTAACTGACATTTTGAGAGGGGCTAATAATTTTTTTGATTTTTTCCCTTTTCAGATCACCAATGGAAGCTCTGAAGCTTTTAAAAAAGCGAAAAATCATGCAGCCATTTCAGAAAAACAAGCGGTTATTTTATTTGGAAATGAACCAGCTATTGGTAAAACGATTACTTTTAATGGAAGATCTCATATAATAACAACTGTCTATAAGATTGAAGGCAAGCATTATTTTATGCCATCTATCATTATTCAGTATGATAAAGAACCAGAAGGGCACTGGGGAAATTTCTCAAAAATTTTATTTGTAAAAACAAATAAGAACACCACTTCAGAGACGCTAAAGACAAAAGGATTAGCTGTGTGGTATAAATACGCTGTATTACCTGGTGCAAAAGCTGATGGGATTACTCCAGAACAGTTTATAGAAAAACACGGAACAACCCCGGTTTTTGAACCATTAACAGAGGTACGCCTAAAAACAATTACAGACGATGCAGGGCCAGAGGGTAAAGGAAACTATCAATTGATTATTATTATGATGTCTCTGTCTGTTTTATTAATCATTATTTCTTGTGTAAATTTCATCAATTTATCCATAGCCTCTGCAACGCAAAGAGCTAAAGAAGTAGGCGTAAAGAAAACCTTGGGAATGTCTAAAGGAACCCTTACAAAAGAGTATTCCTTAGAAATTGTTTTTCAAGGAGTGATTGCCTTTATTTTTTCGTTAATACTCGTTGAGTTTATCTTGCCTTCCTTTAATGATTTTATGAAAAAGGATATTGATATTTTAAACATGACATTGTTGAGTAAAAATGCCATTGTAGCCATCGTTGTTTCGCTTTTAATTGGTGTGATTGCAGGAGTCTATCTTTCAAATTTTAAATCTGTAGAAGTATTAAAAGGAAATATTTCTAGAAGTAAAAAAGGAATTTTAGCTCGAAATATCATGTTGGGGTTTCAGTTTTTGATTTCTGGTTTTTTCTTGACGGGCTCTATCATTATTAATAACCAAGTTAATTATATGATTCATAAAGATCTAGGTTTTGAAGGAGATCAAATTGTTATGGTTTCTATGAATCAATATGATAATCGATATAAAAAATATGAATTGGCAAAAAAAGTATTGATACAGCACCCTAATATTGAGGCCATCACGAGCAATTCATTTACTATAGGTGGAGGAAGTTCAAATTCTACAAATTTTAATTATAAAGAGCTATCAATTCAAACAAATGCCAATGCCATTGATTACAATTATCTTGATGTAATGAAAATTAAGATTCTTAAGGGTAGAGGCCTAAATGAAGATTTTGCTTCTGACACCATCAAGAACATACTAATCAATGAGACACTTGCTAAAAACTTGGGTATTTATGACGATCCAATCGGAAAAAAATTGAATGCTGGTTTTGGAGATAAAGACAATGATGGTAAAAACTTGGTCATAATTGGAATGGTAAAAGATTACAATACTTTAGGTTTGGATACTAAGATTCCGCCTACTGCATTTATGCATTGGAACAGCTTTGATTGGATGAAGCAAAATTTTTGGAAAGTTCAATTCAAAATTAAACCGAACAATGTTCAAGAAACTCTAAAGTATATAGAAAGTTATTGGAAAGAAAATATAGAACAAGGCTATCCTTTTGATGCTCAGTTTTTAAATAAACGCTTTGCTAGTACGTATGTAAAGTATCAAAAACAACAAACCCTATTTTTTATATTGACCAGCATCGTTATTATTATGTCCCTTTTAGGGTTATTTGCATTGGCCAGTTTAACGATACAACAGCGTCTAAAGGAGGTTGCCATCCGAAAAACCTTAGGTGCTTCGGTAAACGAAATCATGTATCAATTGATTAAAAGTTTTTTAAAGGTGACCCTTATAGCTTCTGTAATTCTAATTCCGATATCTTATTATTTTATGCAAAATTGGTTGGATAATTTTGTGTACAGAATTGGGTTGCCAATTATACCTTTTATAATTACTCCATTGATTTTAATTCTGTTGGTTTTTGTTGTAGTGGGTCTAAAAGCGTATAAGGCCACAAAAATAAATTTGATCAAATATTTAAAATTTGAATAA
- a CDS encoding sensor histidine kinase — MLVDDFSLSLPADKQKSELQKKMALLLEKSKRRAFAQASESIVFTTIIESFTTGILILRRDQQKVIEVYQMNTAFTNFLQIPRYYHWDLLKNKIKPLVDIIQPQDWQTLKHVISLRIDGQEETFYLKTAITKTKEFDYYIISLETLQQLIDKKEKESWYRLLNVMSHEIINTITPISSLASNLGGLLSDDEPDAESLEELSKGLEIIKKRSIHLTDFVSTYRKLAELPLPIKNTVDIVLLANNTLLLFKDEFKKQQIITNLIAPDSLFLNIDQNQIEQVFINLISNCLYALQNTDNPSITITMTQNNSRVHITFTDNGIGVSNEIKNNLFVPYFTTRKEGSGIGLTLSKNIMEAHQGSISFASKDQQTSFVLTFLT, encoded by the coding sequence TTGTTAGTAGATGACTTTTCTCTAAGCCTACCTGCAGATAAACAAAAAAGTGAACTCCAAAAAAAAATGGCCTTGCTTTTAGAAAAATCAAAGCGTCGTGCTTTTGCTCAAGCTTCAGAAAGCATCGTGTTTACCACCATTATAGAAAGCTTTACAACTGGGATACTTATTTTACGTCGAGATCAGCAAAAAGTCATCGAAGTATATCAAATGAATACTGCATTTACCAATTTTTTACAGATTCCTAGATACTATCACTGGGATTTGCTAAAAAATAAAATTAAACCCTTGGTTGATATTATCCAACCTCAAGATTGGCAAACCTTAAAGCATGTTATTAGTTTGCGTATAGACGGACAAGAAGAAACCTTTTATCTAAAAACGGCAATTACCAAAACCAAAGAGTTTGATTATTATATTATTTCTTTAGAAACACTGCAACAGCTCATTGATAAAAAAGAAAAAGAATCCTGGTATCGATTGCTCAATGTCATGTCGCATGAAATTATCAATACCATTACCCCGATAAGCAGTTTGGCAAGCAATTTAGGTGGTTTATTAAGCGATGATGAACCAGATGCTGAGAGCTTAGAAGAACTTTCAAAAGGCTTAGAAATTATCAAAAAACGATCCATACACTTAACCGATTTTGTTAGCACATATAGAAAATTAGCAGAACTCCCTTTACCCATCAAAAACACAGTTGATATTGTACTTTTAGCCAACAACACCCTCCTTCTTTTTAAGGATGAATTTAAAAAACAACAGATCATAACAAATCTAATAGCACCAGATTCATTATTCCTTAACATCGATCAAAATCAGATTGAACAGGTTTTTATAAATCTGATTTCTAACTGTCTGTATGCCTTACAAAATACAGACAACCCAAGCATAACAATTACCATGACTCAAAACAACAGCAGAGTCCATATTACTTTTACAGACAACGGCATAGGTGTTTCAAACGAAATTAAAAACAACCTTTTTGTGCCTTATTTTACCACCAGAAAAGAAGGCTCTGGAATCGGCTTAACTCTTTCTAAAAACATTATGGAAGCCCACCAAGGAAGCATCTCTTTTGCTAGCAAAGACCAACAGACCTCTTTTGTTTTAACCTTTTTAACCTAA